One genomic region from Haloprofundus salinisoli encodes:
- a CDS encoding DUF7333 family protein has protein sequence MQFDLTTTVALFAVPLLVIIGGTVTSPMPTTISVGVSVGIALFGVLALVVGIKHGEYRSTR, from the coding sequence ATGCAGTTCGACCTCACGACGACAGTCGCGTTGTTCGCCGTTCCGCTGTTGGTAATCATCGGCGGAACGGTGACGAGTCCGATGCCGACGACGATCAGCGTCGGCGTCAGCGTCGGAATCGCGCTGTTCGGCGTTTTGGCGCTCGTCGTCGGCATCAAACACGGCGAGTACCGCTCGACGCGCTGA
- a CDS encoding aldo/keto reductase: protein MPMLGLGTWENTNADECRNAVQTALEMGYRHIDTAQAYGNESEVGEGIAAADVPREDIFLATKVWIDNLAYDDVIETTKQSLDDLGVDYVDLLYIHWPAREYDPEETLAAFDELYDEGLVKRIGVSNFEPEHVDEAIERSDAPIFANQVELHPLLPQEELREHCAERDVELVAYSPLARGAIADDETISAIADKHDASPFQVSLAWVREKGVTAIPKATSEEHIRDNWESLAVDLDDEDVTEIDAIDRTDRRVDPSFAPW from the coding sequence ATGCCGATGCTCGGCCTCGGCACTTGGGAGAACACAAACGCCGACGAGTGTCGAAACGCCGTTCAGACGGCCCTGGAGATGGGGTACCGTCACATCGACACCGCTCAGGCGTACGGCAACGAGTCCGAGGTCGGCGAGGGCATCGCCGCCGCCGACGTCCCCCGCGAGGACATCTTTCTGGCGACGAAGGTGTGGATCGACAACCTCGCCTACGACGACGTCATCGAGACGACGAAACAGAGCCTCGACGACCTCGGCGTCGACTACGTCGATCTGCTGTACATCCACTGGCCGGCCCGCGAGTACGACCCCGAGGAGACGCTCGCGGCGTTCGACGAGCTGTACGACGAAGGCCTCGTAAAGCGCATCGGCGTGAGTAACTTCGAACCGGAGCACGTCGACGAGGCCATCGAGCGCTCCGACGCACCCATCTTCGCCAACCAGGTCGAACTTCACCCGCTGCTCCCGCAGGAGGAACTGCGCGAACACTGCGCCGAGCGCGACGTCGAGCTCGTCGCGTACTCGCCGCTGGCCCGCGGCGCAATCGCCGACGACGAGACGATCTCCGCCATCGCCGACAAACACGACGCGAGTCCGTTCCAGGTGAGTCTCGCCTGGGTTCGAGAGAAGGGCGTCACCGCCATCCCGAAGGCGACGAGCGAGGAACACATCCGCGACAACTGGGAGTCGTTGGCGGTCGACCTCGACGACGAGGACGTCACCGAAATCGACGCTATCGACCGAACCGACCGGCGCGTCGACCCGAGTTTCGCTCCTTGGTGA
- a CDS encoding helix-turn-helix domain-containing protein, whose protein sequence is MVVVAELEIPADAFDLGRLSQVTEGIHIELERVVPTGNDGVMPFFWASGPDHGAFEAFESAVRGAEVVERLTAVARVDDRVLYHVVWADSAANLTEVLVSNEATILEAHGDDPWRFRLRFADHRGLREFHNYCLDHEIAFRVERIYTLDEEQDAKYNFDLTPEQQSALTLAVEHGYFSVPRGISLKEIAEELGISQQAASERVRRGAETVLQSVLLSRSAADLE, encoded by the coding sequence ATGGTCGTCGTCGCCGAACTCGAAATTCCCGCCGACGCGTTCGATCTCGGCCGTCTTTCGCAGGTAACGGAGGGAATTCACATCGAACTGGAGCGCGTCGTCCCGACAGGAAACGACGGCGTGATGCCGTTTTTCTGGGCGAGCGGCCCAGACCACGGCGCGTTCGAGGCGTTCGAGTCGGCTGTCCGAGGTGCCGAGGTCGTCGAGCGACTGACTGCCGTCGCCCGAGTCGACGACCGGGTGCTCTACCACGTCGTCTGGGCCGACAGCGCGGCGAATCTCACCGAAGTGCTCGTCAGCAACGAGGCGACGATTCTGGAGGCGCACGGCGACGACCCGTGGCGGTTCCGTCTCCGGTTCGCAGACCACCGCGGCCTCAGAGAGTTTCACAACTACTGTCTCGACCACGAGATCGCCTTTCGAGTCGAGCGAATCTACACGCTCGACGAGGAACAGGACGCGAAGTACAACTTCGACCTCACGCCCGAACAACAGAGCGCACTGACGCTCGCCGTCGAACACGGCTACTTTAGCGTCCCCCGAGGGATTTCGCTCAAAGAGATCGCCGAGGAGTTGGGAATCAGCCAACAGGCCGCCTCCGAGCGAGTTCGGCGGGGAGCGGAGACAGTGTTACAGAGCGTGTTGCTCTCACGGTCGGCGGCGGACTTGGAGTGA
- a CDS encoding YdcF family protein — translation MVIVVLGEWLRSDAAHSHLRRRVDVGVEAFEETDAEYLLCTGARTNPEVPRAECEVMADYAIRRGFDPDYILLEDEAHDTRGNGYFSRLLVDEHAPETETVYVVSSRMHLRRARYIFEQCFDDAYEIDTHYAVDPDPNYDEFPNPRFGDSAKKTVSSSTESHLGT, via the coding sequence ATGGTCATCGTCGTTCTCGGCGAGTGGCTCCGGTCAGACGCTGCTCACTCGCACCTCCGGCGACGCGTCGACGTCGGGGTCGAAGCGTTCGAGGAGACCGACGCCGAATACCTGCTCTGCACCGGCGCGCGGACGAACCCCGAGGTGCCGCGGGCGGAGTGCGAGGTGATGGCCGACTACGCCATCCGACGGGGGTTCGACCCGGACTACATCCTGCTCGAAGACGAGGCGCACGACACCCGCGGAAACGGCTACTTCAGTCGACTCCTCGTCGACGAACACGCACCCGAAACTGAGACGGTGTACGTCGTCAGTTCGCGGATGCACCTCCGACGAGCGAGGTATATCTTCGAGCAGTGTTTCGACGACGCCTACGAGATAGACACCCACTACGCCGTCGACCCGGATCCGAACTACGACGAGTTCCCGAATCCGAGATTCGGCGACTCCGCGAAGAAGACCGTGAGTTCTTCGACGGAGTCACACCTGGGGACGTAG
- a CDS encoding DUF7344 domain-containing protein translates to MTYDDTRTPDPIPPRVELNAVFVTFASATRRRVLLTLLEENPQEVRTLSGRLAAVWDVERARVQTQLRHVHLPQLVGAGYVQWNETTGEIDRGPALADIEPMLRLLDDHAERLPGRWP, encoded by the coding sequence TTGACGTACGACGACACGCGGACGCCCGACCCGATTCCGCCGAGAGTCGAACTGAACGCTGTGTTCGTCACATTCGCCAGCGCGACGCGTCGGCGAGTGCTGCTCACCCTCCTCGAAGAGAACCCCCAGGAGGTGCGAACGCTGAGCGGACGGCTCGCTGCGGTGTGGGATGTCGAACGGGCCCGCGTCCAAACGCAACTGCGTCACGTCCACCTCCCGCAACTGGTGGGCGCGGGCTACGTCCAGTGGAACGAGACGACCGGTGAGATCGACCGCGGGCCGGCTCTGGCCGACATCGAGCCGATGCTCCGACTGCTCGACGACCACGCGGAGCGACTCCCCGGTCGGTGGCCCTGA